GATGGTACTCTGGAGTGCGGGGGCCAGGGTCCAGTCTGCGTAAAGCGGGTTGGTCCACCCCAGGCATGCTCCGCCTGGTACGCTTGCCGACAGCGCGACGATCATGTCTCTGACAGATGATCTTGACAAGATTTAACCCCTTCTTCCCTCCAGGCATCTCCCGACACATCTGATCACGGAAGTATAGCAGAGGCAACCCCTGTTGACAGGGTTGGCGGAAGCGCGATCTTCCAGGGATGATGGCACCGAAAAAAAAACAACTGCCAGCAAACGAGGAAGAGAGGAGGATGGGGGAAGATGGGATGAACAGGCACGAAGGGCAAAGGATCGGGCAGGAAGCAGCCCGTCCTTGATTTGACTCTGAGAACATGGATGTGGCAGGGTAGCGCCGTCCCTGGCGCTGTGAACACCAGCTCTCCCGCCGGTGAGGGGCTGACTATAACACTCCCTTTTTGGAAACTCCATGGCATTGTGTGCCTGGGAGACATTTTTTTTTTGGGAGCTTGGAACTGTCTGAAATCATTTGACACCCACGATGGTTGCCTCTATCCATGAAGGGCTGAGCGGGGAGGGGAGCATTCCGAACCGCCATGCTTGCAGGCAATTCAGTCCGGCCCCATCCTGAGGAGGGAGCCGTATCATCCAGGGACAAACATGCCATGACCAATGAAACAGACGGAATGAATTCAGCAGCCAACACGGACATTGAGACTCAGATCCGGGCATTGATGTTTGGCGCGGATTTTGGGGATCCGCAACTGGGCCGCAACATGGAACGGGAGCTGCGGGAGCGGTTGCACCGGGCACGAAAGGAAAACCGGCCATTGCGTGTTTATGCGGGATACGATCCCAGCGGGCCGGATATTCATTTGGGACACACCATCACCTTGCGCAAACTGCGCCTGTTCCAGGATTTTGGCCACGATGTCACCTTTTTGATCGGGACCTTCACGGCCCAGGTTGGTGACACGAGCGACAAGACCAGTGGTCGCCCGCGCAAAACCCGGGAAGAGGTCCAGGCCGCATCCCAGACCTATGCCGAACAATGTTTCAAAATTTTGGACAGGGATCGGATCCAGGTTCGGTACAACGGTGATTGGCTGGAAAAAATGACCCTGGCGGATGTGATCGGCCTCAGCTCGAATTTTACGGTGCAACAATTTCTTGCCCGGGATAATTACAAAAAACGCCTGGAGGCCGGCAATCCCGTGGGGTTGCATGAGTTCTTGTATGCGCTGTTGCAAGGGTATGATGCCGTGCATTTGCAATGTGATGTGCAGTTGGGGGCCACGGATCAGCTTTTCAACATCATGGCGGGTCGCAAGCTTCAGGAAGCCCATGGTCAACTGCCCTGCATCTGTCTGACCTATCCCATTCTGGTGGGTACCGATGGCAAAATGCGGATGTCGAAAAGTGCCGGCAACTATATTGGCCTTGCCGAATCTCCGGAAACCCAGTTTGGCAAGACCATGAGTCTGTCGGATGAGACCATGTTGGATTTCATGCGTCTGGTGACCCGCTGGACCCCGGACCAGGTGGAAACGTATCGCTCCCAGGTGGCTGATGGTCGGCTGCATCCCATGGCGATGAAAAAAATATTGGCCCGGGAAGTGGTTGCCATGTACCACGGCGAGGCGGCTGCGGAGCAGGCCCAGATTCATTTCGAGCATGTCCACCAAAAGCAGAATCTGCCCGAGTCGATGCCCGAGTTTCACGTTGTTCCGGGTATGAATCTCATTGAATTTTTGGCAGCCAGGCAATTGATTGGTTCCAAAAGCCAGGCCCGGCGCTTGATGGATGGTGCCGGCCTGAAAATCGATGGTGAACCGGTGCGGGATTACAATGCCACTTTGGAGCGTGCCTGTGTGTTGCAGGTTGGCAAGAGAGGTTTTTACCAGATCCGGATGGATACATAGTGCGGTATGGCCGCAACCAGTTACGTGCAAAATGTTTTCGCGGTCTGCGTTATTTGGTTCAGGTACAGTCAAGGAGTGGCATGATGGAGATTGATTTGCGGGGCTTGTCGGCCAATCAGGTATACTACCATATGAATCAAACCCTGGTTCCGCGTCCCATTGCCTGGGTGTTGACGGAAAATTCCTTGGGGGGACTCAATCTGGCCCCGTTTTCCTACTTCAATGGCGTGAGCAGTGATCCTCCTTTGATCATGTTGGCCATCGGTTTGAAGGCGGATGGGACTCCCAAGGACACCCGGGCCAATATTCTGGCCCGGAAAGATTTTGTCGTGCATATCCCTTCCTGGGAACACAGGGTCATGGTCAACGACAGTTCGGCATCTTTGCCGGAAACTGTATCGGAGGTGGAACGACTGGCCTTGGCGACGGTTCCTTTTCCCGGGTGTCGTCTTCCCCGGTTGGCCACCTGTCGGGTGGCATTCGGCTGTCAATTTTATTCACAACAGGAGATCGGACCGGAATCCCTGGCCATGATTCTGGGGCGTGTGGAAACCATCCATCTCGATGATGCCGTTGCCGAACGGGATGCCAAAGGACGCTTGTTGGTCAATACCGGGGGGATCGATCCATTGGCCCGCCTGGGAGGAGGAGAGTATGCCCGCCTGGGGGAGAGTTGTCCTCTTGGGCGACCAAGAGTGTGACTCGGCACCCAACCCAGAAGCCAAACGTCTATTTCTTGCCGGACTTTTTGTCGGGTGTCATTCATTTTGAATCTGGTGCGGAATTGGTCGCCGAAGTCTTGGAGAATGATCAGTCTGGTCAGGGCATTGGCTTTGGACGGCAACTTGTTCAGCCGACACAAGACTTTTTAGATGGTATCCTTATTGTTTTTTGAAAATACCTCATCCAGTGACTGGGCATCCAAGCCGTTCGACCACCTTCTTTGCGATGAATCAGGACCAAGTCTGCCTTAGGCGGGACCCATTCTATCGAAGGCCGACGCCGGTGTCATGCGTTCCATGCCTGGTAAACAGCCTGGTTGGTGACTCGGAGATGCATTTGTGTTTTGGCACGAAATTATTTCAAGATCCTGTTTGTCGTGGAATGAACGATCACGGTGACTCCCTGGCACAGACCAATCGGTCCCTGCCTTCGTTTTTGGCCTGGTATAAACGGGCGTCCGCTGCCTTGACCAGGCTGGTGGGGGAGAGGTCGTGGGAAGGAATCATGCTGATTCCGCCAAGGCTGATGGTGACATGATTGGCCACCTTGGAGTGGTGGTGCGCCAGACCCAGTGCCCGGATGTTTTCGCGCAGTTTATTGCCGACCACGGCCAGGCCATCCAGATCGGTTCCGGGGAGAATGCAGACAAACTCCTCGCCGCCATAACGGGCCACCAGATCGATGGTCCGGGTCATGGTGTGGGCCAGAGCCTGGGCCACCTGCCTGAGACATGCATCACCTGCCGCATGTCCATAATGGTCGTTGAAGGGCTTGAAAAAATCGATATCCATCAGAATCAATGACACAGGGGTCTGATCACGCAAGGCTCGGTGCCACTCCTGTTCCAACTGCTGGTCGAAATGGCGACGGTTGGGAATCCCCGTCAAACCATCCAGCATGGCCATGTTTTGCAGGATGGTATTCAATTCCAAAAGTTGATTATTCTTCTCCTCCAATTGGGCGTTGAGCTGCCGCATCTCCTTGTTCAGGTCCTGCTGGGCAACCAGGCTTCTGCGCAGGGCCAGATGGGTTTTGATGCGTGCCTGCACAATCGAGGGGGAAATGGGTTTGGTGATATAATCCACGGCCCCCATGGCCAACCCTTTGGTTTCATCCTCGATTTCACCCATGGCCGTGATGAAGATGACTGGAATTTCCTGCAAGACGGGATCGGCCTTCAGCCGCTGCAACACCTGATAACCATCGATACCGGGCATCATGATATCCAACAAGATCAGATCGGGGGGTGGGGTGGAAAGAACCCGTTGCAAAGCCTGTTCGCCGCTCTTGGCCAACAAGAGGTCATAGTCCGGCTCCAGCAAATCCTTCAGCACATTCAGGTTCAAGCGTTCATCATCGACGACCAGGAGAGTCTCCTTGCCTGTTGTCATGGATCGGGTTCCTTTTGTTTGTCAACGGTATTCCGGTTTGTTGGTCATGATGGCAGTGGATGGAATCATGGCAAATACGGGTCGATACGGCCTCATTCGAGATCGATGTGCAGACGGGTTGCCCAGGCGGTCAGGCAGGTCAGGGCTGTTTCGAATTCATAGTCCTCGATACAGGTTTCCAACTCTGGCAACGGAGCTGACGTTGGATTTTCCATGAGTGCGCGCAGTTCGGCCAGTTTTGCGGCGCTTTTGGAATTGCCGGAGCGCAACAGGTAGGCCAGATTCCGGAAAATCGGCGTCACAATTGTCACATCCACGGAATTTTCCACTGCTGCCGCAGCATGATCGATCTGTCTGGATGTTTCCTGGTGGAGCAGGGGAGCGAGTTCGCGCATCAGCACGGCGGTCTGATGTTCCAGATCAGCCATCAATCCCTCATAGGCATCGACCTGTTTTGTCTTCAAGGCTGTTTCCAACCTGCGTGCCGCTTCGCTGAGTTGTTTGGCACCGAGGGTTCCTGCCACACCCTTGAGGGTATGGACCAGATGCAGGGTGGCTGGCACATCTCCGCCAGTCAACAGGGCGCGCACGCGGATGGCCACTTGCTGGTAATCCCGGAAAAAATCGCGCAACAATTTATCGAAAAAATCCCGTTTGCCGCCGACCTGACGCAGACCGGTTGTCCTGTCGAAGACCATAATTCCATTGTTTGTTTCATGTTCTGGTGTGACAACGGGGCAGCCATGGAAGGATTGTTTCGTCTTTTCCCTGGCGGCAATCCAGGTTGTCAAAGCAGCGAAGAGCAGATCAGGATCAATGGGTTTGGCGATATGGTCATCCATGCCGGCGGCCAGACATTTTTCCCGATCTCCCGCCATGGCATGTGCGGTCATGGCCAGGATGGGCAACGTTTTGCATTGCGGATGTTGGCGCATCCTGCGTGCCACGGTGTATCCGTCCATATCCGGCATCTGGATATCCAGAAGAACCAGATCGAACTGTTGTTTTTCAATGTGTTGCAATGATTCCGTACCGTTACGGGCCAGGGTCACGAACAGGCCGTTGGCTTCCAGAAGTTCTGTGGCAACCTGTTGGTTGAGCGGGTTGTCCTCGACCAGCAAAACATGTGCCCCCAGGATACCGTGGATGGCTTCGCCATCGCGGGTTCTGGCTGGACATCGGCCAGATTTCGGGAATTGTCTGGGTGCTGGTTTATCGGCAGTGTCGGCGGTCGGTGGGGCACAACCGAACCAGGCGGTGAAATGAAAGGTGCTGCCAATACCCGGCTGGCTTGCCACCTGGATGTCTCCCCCCATCAACGACACCAGTCGTTTGCAGATGGAGAGTCCCAGACCGGTCCCGCCGTACCGGCGCGTGGTGGAGGTGTCTGCCTGAATGAAGGGTTGGAAAAGTCTGGTTTGTTGTTCCCTGGTCATGCCGATACCGGTATCCTGCACCGTGAAGCGCAGTTGAACTTTCTGATCGGCGGTATCCGGCTGTTCCACGGCGATCAGGATCTGTCCCTGCTCGGTGAACTTGACAGCATTGTTTCCGAGGTTGATCAGAATCTGGCCAAGACGCAGAGGGTCTCCAACCAGCCTGTTGGGCACACTGTCGGGGCAGGAGATGTGCAGTGCCAGTTTTTTTTCCTCGGCCTTGACGCCAAGCATGCCGGCCAGATGATCCAGGACCTCATCCAGACGAAACACGATGTTTTCCATGGTCAATTTGCCGGCATCGATCTTGGAGAAATCGAGAATGTCGTTGATGATGCCCAGCAGGTTGCGGGAGGAATATTGAATTTTCTTTAAATATTCTCGTTGCTTATCCGTCAGGTGGGTTTGCAGGGCCAGGTGCGTCATGCCCATGATGGCATTCATCGGGGTGCGAATTTCGTGACTCATGTTGGCCAGAAAATCGCCTTTCATGCGGTTGGCCTGATCTGCGGCCTCCCTGGCGTCGACGAGGGCCTGTTCGACGGCTTTGCGGGCGGTCAGATCGGTCAGGATACCCACGAACATGCGTTCCCCGCCGACGCCCATTTCGCTGACCGCCAGATTCAGGGGAAATGTGCTGCCATCCCGGCGACGACCCTTCACTTCGCGACCGACCCCGATGATTTTGCGTTCCCCTCCCGACAAGTAGTTACGCAAATATTGATCATGTTCTTCGCGATAAGGGGAGGGCATGAGGATGTTGACGTTTTGGCCAATGACCTCCTGAGCCGTGTAACCGAACAAGGCTTCCGCTGCCGGATTGAATGATCGCACTTCACCCTGGACGTTGATGGTGACGATGCCGTTGACGGCCGTTTCGACAATGGCACGAATGGTGGCCTCACTGCGACGCAGTTTGTTTTCCGATTGTTTGCGCAGGGTGATATCCGTCATGATGCCGACGAACATGCGGACGCTCCCCACCATCATTTCGCTGACCATCAGCTCGACAGGCACGATGCTGCCGTCGGCGCGTTTGCCTTCCAGCTCGGTGGCCACGCCGATGATGTGACTGGAGCCGTGTTGCAGGCATTTTGCAAGGCCAAGGTCATGTGCCTCATGATATTGGTTTGGCATGAGTTGTTTGACATTTTGTCCGATGATGCGATGGGCCGGATGGCCGAACAGGCGCTCGGCGGCAGCGTTGAAAGAGTGTATCTGACCCGATGTGTCGATGGTGACAATCGCGTTGGCCGCTTTCTCGATGATGGCACGTTTCATCTGGGAGAGGGTTTCCGCCAGATCTTTTTGTGTCTGTTCACGCTGCCGGACCATTTCGGACATCAATTGGGTCAGGGATTCCAGCCCCACGAAATCCTCTTTCAGCGGGGGTTGACCTGCGGCTTGCAACAACTGATTGGCCGTTTGCTTGAGGGATGCCAATACTTTCGATTGTGATGCGAGTTCGTGACTCAAGCGTTCATTGAGCTGGTACAGTTCTTCCGACGACAGATTCAGGCTGCGGTCACACAAGGCCAGATCGCGCTCGTATCGTTCGTAGGTCGTGCTGACATTCTGGAGGAACTGGATGACATCCAGGCTGGGCAGCAAACCGGTGGTACCTGTCCCGGTCTGGGCGGTGTATTGTGCCAGAAAAACATCCACATCACTTTCTTCGTCCAGATTCAAGGCTTTTTGGATCTGCCGGCGCAGGAGGCGGTGCATGTCACGTATTCTCGGTGATCAGGGCAATGGTCATGGTCTGGTTATGCAGCTTGCAGGTTCGGGTTGTTCCCAGAGGTCCGATTTCGCCATGGGCGTAAAACCCTGTTACTGTAATATGCCGACCCAGGGTGTTGTGAACAACCTCCCATTCGTCGGCAATCTGGTCGCCCATGATGAGTTTGCGACCTGCACAACTGATCAGCAAACCCAGTCCCGGACGTCTTTCCGGGTCGTCTTTCAGGATGCAAGCAGCCGCTTGTCCGGCACCACTTACCAGTTTGGCGGTGGTGACATGCATGAGACGCATGTGACCATTCGGATCGACGTCTCCTCCCAGAATGACACCGCCGCGTTGGCGGTCGATATCGAGGACCGTGCGAATCAAACCGGAGGTGGCCGAGTTGGAGTGGCGCATCTCGAAGGGAAAGCGCAATCCGGAGTCTGGCAGATCCTTGGCGTAGTTGCCCAGATAGCGGTTGTAGAGGTCCAGCGCCGGTTCGCCATCCAATTCCAGCAGCACATTGCCTTCACAGCGTGTCACCTTGCGCAAGGGGCCAAAAGGCACCCAGCCGCCTTGGGAGCAACTGCGAATTTTGAGAGACAGTCCATAAAGACCCACGGCAACCACCTGTTGTGTGGTAATTTTGTTGGCGGAGATTGCCAGGGTTTGTTGATCGGTGTGGGCATCCCATGCCAATCCACCGACGATGGTCATGTCGGTTCCGACCACGCTGCTCACGCCGGCGACCAGGGCGCAGCCATTGACCGCTTTGCCGGGCGCAAACAGCAGCACGGCCCGCAAATCCTGTTCCGGCAACCCTTTGCCTGCCAGAATGCCGCTCTGTCTGGATGCATCGGGAGAGGAGACCTCGGCGGTGGCGACCCGGACGCTGCCCTGGGCGAAGCGCACGGCGGTGATCACACACGACGCTTCGCGCACGCCCTGATTGGAAATTTCGCCTGCGGTCGATACACCCACGCAATGGGCCGTTGGAAAGGCTGCAAGAAGCGCGGAGATCACCACGGGGTCCATGAAATATTTTTTGTCGGCAAACACAAGTACGAGCATCGGCTCCAGTTTTTGCAACGGCTCCAGCAGCAGGGTGGCGAAAGCCCCTTTGTTGAATTGCACTTGTCTGATTTCCATGCTTTTCCGGAACTCCTACAGAATGTTCGCCTGGTGGAACCAGGCTGTCTGCCTGGCGGGACACTGTACAAGGTACCAGAATCCGACGCCAATGTCATGATTTTCTAAACATTAAGATATATTAAGCCATCGCCAGAAACGCCAAGAGAACAGGTTTTGGGTTCGCGGCTGGAAGTGTTCGAACGTTTCATTTTTCGGGCAGTGGAACAAATCGGTTCTTGAATATCGGATTTGCAAGTGGTAGACTATAAAATTTAGACTGTTGTTGGATGTGGCAACGGCCATCTGTTTCTTGTCGATACATCCTCGGAGAGTGCAACGGGATCGTGAGTCATGAATTTTTTCAACAGGCTGCTGATCTGGCAAAAATTTACTCTCGGATTTATCATCATCGGTTTCTTCTTTTCCGGTATCGTCATTGTTTACCATTTCAGCATGAAACAGGTGGAAGAGAGTTATGAACAATTGATTGATGTGGATTTTACCAGATTTACCCTGGGATACCAAATATCCCATTCTCTCGCCCAGATGAGAGATGTGGAATACAATTTTCGGATCAACCCGAGCGATTCTCTTGCGGAAGATCATCAAAACTATTTCAAGGATTTTTTGGATAAACTCGCCAGACTGACCTCGCTGGAAGAGAAATCCGGCAATGAAGAGGACTTGAAAGCTCCCAAAGGCATTTTCAAGCAAATCAACGTTTATCGGGATGCTTTTACCGCCACGGTCAATGCCTGGAAGGTCAAGGGGTTCAACGATCACGCCGGGTTGCGTAAAAAAATACTGGATGATGCACAAAGGTTTGAGCAAATATTCAAGCAGGTTAATAATATTTGGGATGCTCTCTATCAGATTCGTCACTATGAGAATGCTTATCTGCGGACCAAAAATAAAGACTATGCCGAACATCTTCCCAGGCTGATTGACGAGATTCAGCAGAAGCTTGTCGCCAACGCGGTTTCCGACGACAAGGCAGCGGCTGACAGTCTCGCAACATACCAGAAGGATTTCCTGGCCATGGTGGAACAGGACAGCCTGATCCAGGAACGCATCGAAACCATGGAGGAGGCCAACCAGGCGATTGAATTTTTGGTTGAGTATCATTTCGGGCGGGTCAAAGAGGATATGAAAAAGGCCTCTGGTGCCACGCAAAAGTTTGGCCGGGACCGGACCAGACTGGCCTTTATCATGGCTAGTGTATTAATATTGTTGATGATTTTAATCGCGTTTCTTCTTGTCAACAGTCTGGTTCACCCGATTTCCAAGGTGACGAAAGCCATGCTCCATGTGGCCGGAGGCAACATGGATTCCCAGGTTCCGGTGATGGGCAGCGACGAACTGGGACAAATGGCAACGATTTTCAATCAAATGGCCCGTCAATTGTCCGATGCTCACACCGGGTTGCAAAATGAACAGGAAAAATTGATGACCATCCTGCTCAGTGCCCGGGAGGGGATCATCGGCACCAATCGGGATGGCAAGGTGGTCCTGGTCAATCCGGCAGCCCTGCGACTGCTGGGAAAAACTGAAGAAAAAATCATCGAAGATGGATTTCTGCACATATTGGACGATCCGGATTATGTGCAGAAATTTTTGGAAAGATCCGGCTTCGACATGCCGGAAATCGTCGTCTACGGCGGAAAGGTTTTGCACTTTTTTGCGGCATCGATCAAGGACAAGACCGGGGAAATTGTGGGTTCCGCAGCCCTGATCCGGGATGTGACCGAAGAAAAAAAACTGGAACAAATGTTGCGGGATCTTTCCTACACCGATGGTTTGACGAAACTTCTCAATCGACGCCGCTTCGACGAACTGCTGCTGGCAGAGTTTCAGCGGGCACGGCGGTATGGTCTGTCCGTGGGACTGTTGCTGTTCGATGTGGATCATTTCAAAAAGTTCAATGATACCTATGGCCATGATCAGGGCGACCGGGTCTTGCAGGCAATTGCCGTGACCATGAAAAATTCATTTCGGGATGTCGATTTTTGTTGCCGGTATGGTGGCGAGGAATTTTGTATCATCACCCCCAACACTTCCATGCCCGGTCTTTTCATCGCCGCCGACCGTTTTCGGGAAAAGGTGGAGGCCCAGGTGATCGACGGTCTCAAGGTCACGATCAGCATCGGAGCCGTTGCCTACCCGTTGCATATTCCGGATATCCAGGGACCGGCGGAAATGTTGAAAGCTGCGGATGACGCCTTGTATGTTGCAAAAAAATCAGGGCGCAATCAGGTGTGTGTCGCCCAACAAAAAGAAAAAGAAGCGTAGAAAAACATCCACTTTTACGGTGAATCAAAGATATGAAATTGCAAATCATTTCCAGATCAGGATCCTCTCGCCGTATCATGCCCATGCTGGTCGTGAGTATGGCTCTTGGCTTTGGCTGCGTGGCCGGAACGGCCCAGGCGGAAATGGACGCCGTCACGGCCCTTGAAGTATTGAAACGCAATGATTGTACAAAATGCCACTCCGTGCAAAAATCAAAAAACGGTCCTTCGTACACCAAGGTTGCCAAAAAATACAAAGGCGACGCCCAGGCTGAAGAAAAACTGTTTAAACATTTAACCAGCAATCCAAAAGTCAAACTTGAAGATGGCACTGAGGAAAATCACAAAAAAACAGATTTTGACACTCCGGAACACCTCAGAGAATTCATTCGCTGGATTTTGTCGCTATAGCCAGGCAGATTTATGGTCCTGTCCTGATTGATTATCCGTGCCGGTCTGACGGGCCGAAATTTTTGAGTGTCCCGGGAGGACATGACAGGGAGAGTTGGTATGTTCAATCAGGTTGGTTCACTCAGATGGAACAAGTCAAAAATTCATGCCGATCTCATGAACCAGAATGGTGGGAGATGGGGAGGACATTGAGTGATGTTACGCCATGCAGTGGGGGTTTGTTTGGGTATCGGGTTGTTTCTGAGTGTTGCGACGGCTGTCGCTGGTGAAGATACCAGAGGCGACGACGGCAAGACTGGGAATGACAAGAAAGTACGACAGGATGCCGTGATGCGGGGAGATGCCGAATGCACTTTCTGTCACGATGAAGAGGATTCCACATCTTTATTGGCCATTGGCAAGACGAAGCACGGCACCCTGGCGGACAGCCGAACGCCGACCTGTACGAGTTGCCATGGTGCCAGTCGGGAACATTTAAAGAAGGAATCCGGGCAGGATAAGCGCCCCAAACCTGACATCACCTATGGGCGCCGCTCACCCAAAATTCGACCCGATGCCCGCATTGACGAAAATTTTGGCAATTTCAAGACCACCGATACCCCGGCGGCCACCATCAACAAGACCTGTATGACCTGTCATCAGGGTGACAAGCTCCTGTTCTGGTCAAGCAGTGCCCATGTCAAGCAGGAAGTGGCCTGCACCAATTGCCATGATATTCACACCGATCATGATCGGGTGTTGGACAAGCGCAGTCAGCCCAGCGTCTGTTTTGGTTGCCACAAGACCCAGCGGGCCATGTTCAACAGGCCTTCGCATCATCCTGTTCCGGAAGGAAAAATGTCCTGTTCCAACTGCCACAATCCCCATGGTTCGACAGGGCATAAATCCCTGCGCTGGGACAGCATCAATGAGACCTGCTACCAGTGTCACATGGAAAAACGGGGTCCTTTCCTGCACATGCATCCACCCGTGGCGGAAAATTGCCTCATCTGCCACAACCCGCATGGCACCGTCGTGGCCGACCTGCTCAACTACCGTCCCCCGTATTTGTGCCAGAATTGTCACAGCAGCACCACCCATCGAGGTCAGGTTCCGGGTTTGCCGGGTGTCCGGACCACAAACATGTCACAACTTGGGACGGTGGCACGGGGTTGTGTGAAATGCCATGTCAATATTCATGGCAGTAACAGCACCGAAAATGCAACAAGAACCGGACGTTTCCAACGCTGATGA
Above is a genomic segment from Magnetococcales bacterium containing:
- a CDS encoding tyrosine--tRNA ligase, yielding MTNETDGMNSAANTDIETQIRALMFGADFGDPQLGRNMERELRERLHRARKENRPLRVYAGYDPSGPDIHLGHTITLRKLRLFQDFGHDVTFLIGTFTAQVGDTSDKTSGRPRKTREEVQAASQTYAEQCFKILDRDRIQVRYNGDWLEKMTLADVIGLSSNFTVQQFLARDNYKKRLEAGNPVGLHEFLYALLQGYDAVHLQCDVQLGATDQLFNIMAGRKLQEAHGQLPCICLTYPILVGTDGKMRMSKSAGNYIGLAESPETQFGKTMSLSDETMLDFMRLVTRWTPDQVETYRSQVADGRLHPMAMKKILAREVVAMYHGEAAAEQAQIHFEHVHQKQNLPESMPEFHVVPGMNLIEFLAARQLIGSKSQARRLMDGAGLKIDGEPVRDYNATLERACVLQVGKRGFYQIRMDT
- a CDS encoding flavin reductase family protein encodes the protein MEIDLRGLSANQVYYHMNQTLVPRPIAWVLTENSLGGLNLAPFSYFNGVSSDPPLIMLAIGLKADGTPKDTRANILARKDFVVHIPSWEHRVMVNDSSASLPETVSEVERLALATVPFPGCRLPRLATCRVAFGCQFYSQQEIGPESLAMILGRVETIHLDDAVAERDAKGRLLVNTGGIDPLARLGGGEYARLGESCPLGRPRV
- a CDS encoding diguanylate cyclase, translated to MTTGKETLLVVDDERLNLNVLKDLLEPDYDLLLAKSGEQALQRVLSTPPPDLILLDIMMPGIDGYQVLQRLKADPVLQEIPVIFITAMGEIEDETKGLAMGAVDYITKPISPSIVQARIKTHLALRRSLVAQQDLNKEMRQLNAQLEEKNNQLLELNTILQNMAMLDGLTGIPNRRHFDQQLEQEWHRALRDQTPVSLILMDIDFFKPFNDHYGHAAGDACLRQVAQALAHTMTRTIDLVARYGGEEFVCILPGTDLDGLAVVGNKLRENIRALGLAHHHSKVANHVTISLGGISMIPSHDLSPTSLVKAADARLYQAKNEGRDRLVCARESP
- a CDS encoding PAS domain S-box protein; amino-acid sequence: MHRLLRRQIQKALNLDEESDVDVFLAQYTAQTGTGTTGLLPSLDVIQFLQNVSTTYERYERDLALCDRSLNLSSEELYQLNERLSHELASQSKVLASLKQTANQLLQAAGQPPLKEDFVGLESLTQLMSEMVRQREQTQKDLAETLSQMKRAIIEKAANAIVTIDTSGQIHSFNAAAERLFGHPAHRIIGQNVKQLMPNQYHEAHDLGLAKCLQHGSSHIIGVATELEGKRADGSIVPVELMVSEMMVGSVRMFVGIMTDITLRKQSENKLRRSEATIRAIVETAVNGIVTINVQGEVRSFNPAAEALFGYTAQEVIGQNVNILMPSPYREEHDQYLRNYLSGGERKIIGVGREVKGRRRDGSTFPLNLAVSEMGVGGERMFVGILTDLTARKAVEQALVDAREAADQANRMKGDFLANMSHEIRTPMNAIMGMTHLALQTHLTDKQREYLKKIQYSSRNLLGIINDILDFSKIDAGKLTMENIVFRLDEVLDHLAGMLGVKAEEKKLALHISCPDSVPNRLVGDPLRLGQILINLGNNAVKFTEQGQILIAVEQPDTADQKVQLRFTVQDTGIGMTREQQTRLFQPFIQADTSTTRRYGGTGLGLSICKRLVSLMGGDIQVASQPGIGSTFHFTAWFGCAPPTADTADKPAPRQFPKSGRCPARTRDGEAIHGILGAHVLLVEDNPLNQQVATELLEANGLFVTLARNGTESLQHIEKQQFDLVLLDIQMPDMDGYTVARRMRQHPQCKTLPILAMTAHAMAGDREKCLAAGMDDHIAKPIDPDLLFAALTTWIAAREKTKQSFHGCPVVTPEHETNNGIMVFDRTTGLRQVGGKRDFFDKLLRDFFRDYQQVAIRVRALLTGGDVPATLHLVHTLKGVAGTLGAKQLSEAARRLETALKTKQVDAYEGLMADLEHQTAVLMRELAPLLHQETSRQIDHAAAAVENSVDVTIVTPIFRNLAYLLRSGNSKSAAKLAELRALMENPTSAPLPELETCIEDYEFETALTCLTAWATRLHIDLE
- a CDS encoding FIST C-terminal domain-containing protein: MEIRQVQFNKGAFATLLLEPLQKLEPMLVLVFADKKYFMDPVVISALLAAFPTAHCVGVSTAGEISNQGVREASCVITAVRFAQGSVRVATAEVSSPDASRQSGILAGKGLPEQDLRAVLLFAPGKAVNGCALVAGVSSVVGTDMTIVGGLAWDAHTDQQTLAISANKITTQQVVAVGLYGLSLKIRSCSQGGWVPFGPLRKVTRCEGNVLLELDGEPALDLYNRYLGNYAKDLPDSGLRFPFEMRHSNSATSGLIRTVLDIDRQRGGVILGGDVDPNGHMRLMHVTTAKLVSGAGQAAACILKDDPERRPGLGLLISCAGRKLIMGDQIADEWEVVHNTLGRHITVTGFYAHGEIGPLGTTRTCKLHNQTMTIALITENT
- a CDS encoding diguanylate cyclase: MNFFNRLLIWQKFTLGFIIIGFFFSGIVIVYHFSMKQVEESYEQLIDVDFTRFTLGYQISHSLAQMRDVEYNFRINPSDSLAEDHQNYFKDFLDKLARLTSLEEKSGNEEDLKAPKGIFKQINVYRDAFTATVNAWKVKGFNDHAGLRKKILDDAQRFEQIFKQVNNIWDALYQIRHYENAYLRTKNKDYAEHLPRLIDEIQQKLVANAVSDDKAAADSLATYQKDFLAMVEQDSLIQERIETMEEANQAIEFLVEYHFGRVKEDMKKASGATQKFGRDRTRLAFIMASVLILLMILIAFLLVNSLVHPISKVTKAMLHVAGGNMDSQVPVMGSDELGQMATIFNQMARQLSDAHTGLQNEQEKLMTILLSAREGIIGTNRDGKVVLVNPAALRLLGKTEEKIIEDGFLHILDDPDYVQKFLERSGFDMPEIVVYGGKVLHFFAASIKDKTGEIVGSAALIRDVTEEKKLEQMLRDLSYTDGLTKLLNRRRFDELLLAEFQRARRYGLSVGLLLFDVDHFKKFNDTYGHDQGDRVLQAIAVTMKNSFRDVDFCCRYGGEEFCIITPNTSMPGLFIAADRFREKVEAQVIDGLKVTISIGAVAYPLHIPDIQGPAEMLKAADDALYVAKKSGRNQVCVAQQKEKEA
- a CDS encoding c-type cytochrome translates to MPMLVVSMALGFGCVAGTAQAEMDAVTALEVLKRNDCTKCHSVQKSKNGPSYTKVAKKYKGDAQAEEKLFKHLTSNPKVKLEDGTEENHKKTDFDTPEHLREFIRWILSL